Proteins encoded within one genomic window of Nonomuraea gerenzanensis:
- a CDS encoding flavin-dependent oxidoreductase, whose protein sequence is MRIVIAGAGIGGLTAALSLHAAGFSDVTVHEAAGELKPLGVGINLLPHAVRELTELGLADRLAGIGVATAELAYFNRYGTPIWSEPRGIGAGYAWPQYSVHRGRLQLLLLEAVIERLGPGSVRTGSRITGPGEEDLLIGADGINSAVRAHLYPGEGPPPWNGLVLWRGTTYGEPFLTGRSMIMAGDGTQKFVAYPIETGERTLINWIAERPLDGEPPERGNWNRPCDLAEVGRHFADWRFDWLDVPGLIAGAETAYEYPMVDRDPLPRWTIGKVTLLGDAAHAMYPIGSNGASQAIIDARVLAYALARGELDAYERLRRPATTALQLSNREMGPEVVMKLAHERAPGGFDDIEAVIPLAERAEIAASYKRTAGFDPASLSERPSWSVT, encoded by the coding sequence GTGCGCATCGTCATCGCCGGGGCCGGCATCGGCGGGCTGACCGCCGCACTCAGCCTGCACGCGGCCGGCTTCTCCGACGTGACCGTGCACGAGGCGGCCGGTGAGCTGAAGCCGCTCGGCGTCGGCATCAACCTGCTCCCGCACGCCGTCCGCGAGCTGACCGAGCTGGGCCTGGCCGACCGGCTGGCCGGGATCGGCGTCGCCACGGCCGAGCTGGCCTACTTCAACCGCTACGGCACGCCGATCTGGTCGGAGCCGCGCGGGATCGGCGCCGGCTACGCCTGGCCGCAGTACTCCGTGCACCGCGGCCGCCTGCAGCTGCTCCTGCTGGAGGCGGTGATCGAGCGGCTCGGGCCCGGCAGCGTGCGGACCGGCAGCCGGATCACCGGGCCGGGCGAGGAGGACCTGCTCATCGGCGCCGACGGCATCAACTCAGCCGTGCGCGCGCACCTGTACCCGGGTGAGGGGCCGCCGCCGTGGAACGGCCTGGTGCTGTGGCGCGGCACCACTTACGGCGAGCCGTTCCTGACCGGCCGATCGATGATCATGGCGGGGGACGGGACACAGAAGTTCGTCGCGTACCCGATCGAGACCGGCGAGCGCACCCTGATCAACTGGATCGCCGAACGCCCGCTCGACGGCGAGCCCCCGGAGCGCGGCAACTGGAACCGTCCGTGCGACCTGGCCGAGGTCGGCAGGCACTTCGCGGACTGGCGCTTCGACTGGCTGGACGTGCCCGGCCTCATCGCCGGGGCCGAGACGGCGTACGAGTACCCGATGGTGGACCGCGACCCGCTGCCCCGCTGGACGATCGGGAAGGTCACGCTGCTCGGTGACGCCGCCCACGCGATGTACCCGATCGGCTCGAACGGCGCCTCCCAGGCCATCATCGACGCCCGGGTGCTGGCGTACGCGCTGGCCCGCGGCGAGCTGGACGCGTACGAGCGGCTGCGGCGGCCCGCCACGACGGCGCTGCAGCTGTCGAACAGGGAGATGGGCCCCGAGGTGGTCATGAAGCTGGCGCACGAGCGCGCGCCCGGCGGGTTCGACGACATCGAGGCGGTGATCCCGCTGGCGGAACGCGCCGAGATCGCCGCCTCCTACAAGCGCACGGCGGGCTTCGACCCGGCCTCGCTGAGCGAGCGGCCCTCCTGGAGCGTCACATGA
- a CDS encoding glycosyltransferase family 4 protein — MKIRYMLLHAYGMGGTIRTVVNQANAMAAAGHDVEIVSVVRRRNEPQFAIDPLVRLSALVDQREGITADSLARKVWRRARGKIVPYGEFAAEYFTERVEAAVIDYVSGLRDGILVTTRPALNLIAARRASSSVIRVAQEHMNLASYHERVREQIARHYGRFDAVAVLTETSRREYRKLLKDTPVVRIPNAVHMDERKHSDQSNKIVIAVGRLVPQKGFDMLIPAFAATAEEHPEWKLRIFGTGPSKERLQKRIDEVGAGGRIKLMGRSNRIHEELAKASVYALSSRIEGLPMAMIEAMGHALPIVAFDCPTGPADVLTPGKDGLLVPPRNVPALTEALSRVMGDRELRLRLGATAAETAFGYTPHVVMPLWEKLFTALSNGEPIDTDVRAAR; from the coding sequence GTGAAGATCCGCTACATGCTGCTGCACGCCTACGGCATGGGCGGCACCATCCGCACCGTGGTCAACCAGGCCAACGCCATGGCCGCGGCCGGCCACGACGTCGAGATCGTCAGCGTGGTCCGGCGCAGGAACGAGCCACAGTTCGCAATCGACCCGCTGGTGCGCCTGTCGGCGCTGGTGGACCAGCGCGAGGGCATCACCGCCGACTCCCTGGCGCGCAAGGTGTGGCGCCGGGCCCGCGGCAAGATCGTCCCCTACGGGGAGTTCGCGGCCGAGTACTTCACCGAGCGCGTCGAGGCGGCGGTCATCGACTACGTCTCCGGCCTGCGTGACGGCATCCTGGTCACCACCCGGCCCGCGCTCAACCTGATCGCGGCCCGCCGCGCCTCCTCCAGCGTGATCCGCGTCGCCCAGGAGCACATGAACCTGGCCTCCTACCACGAGCGGGTCCGCGAGCAGATCGCCCGGCACTACGGCCGCTTCGACGCGGTGGCGGTGCTGACGGAGACCAGCCGCCGCGAGTACCGCAAGCTGCTGAAGGACACGCCCGTGGTGCGCATCCCCAACGCGGTGCACATGGACGAGCGCAAGCACTCCGACCAGAGCAACAAGATCGTGATCGCCGTGGGGAGGCTGGTGCCGCAGAAGGGCTTCGACATGCTCATCCCGGCCTTCGCCGCCACCGCGGAGGAGCACCCGGAGTGGAAGCTGCGCATCTTCGGCACCGGGCCGTCGAAGGAGCGGCTGCAGAAGCGCATCGACGAGGTCGGCGCGGGCGGCCGGATCAAGCTCATGGGCCGCAGCAACCGCATCCACGAGGAGCTGGCCAAGGCGTCGGTCTACGCGCTCAGCTCCCGGATCGAGGGGCTGCCGATGGCCATGATCGAGGCGATGGGCCACGCCCTGCCGATCGTCGCCTTCGACTGCCCGACGGGGCCCGCCGACGTGCTCACGCCCGGCAAGGACGGGCTGCTGGTGCCGCCACGCAACGTGCCCGCGCTGACCGAGGCGCTGAGCCGGGTGATGGGCGATCGCGAGCTGCGGCTGCGCCTGGGCGCCACCGCGGCGGAGACGGCCTTCGGCTACACCCCGCACGTCGTGATGCCGCTGTGGGAGAAGCTGTTCACCGCGCTGTCCAACGGCGAGCCGATCGACACCGACGTGCGCGCGGCCCGCTGA
- a CDS encoding DUF3237 domain-containing protein codes for MMGLEPLAAFHVELDPVLDLGDSPWGRRRVINIVGGSFDGPRLSGVVLPGGADWQVVHADGAISIDTRYTLRTHDGALLYIATSGVRHGPPEVLGRLARGEAVDPAEYYFRLFCRFETGDERYGWLNRTLAVASAARAASAVRYDAYALT; via the coding sequence ATGATGGGCCTGGAACCGCTCGCCGCCTTCCACGTCGAGCTGGACCCCGTCCTCGACCTCGGCGACTCGCCGTGGGGCCGCCGCCGGGTGATCAACATCGTGGGCGGCTCGTTCGACGGGCCCCGGTTGTCGGGCGTGGTGCTGCCCGGCGGCGCCGACTGGCAGGTCGTCCACGCCGACGGCGCGATCAGCATCGACACCCGCTACACACTGCGCACCCACGACGGGGCGCTGCTCTACATCGCCACCAGCGGCGTGCGGCACGGCCCGCCCGAGGTGCTCGGGCGGCTCGCGCGGGGCGAGGCGGTGGACCCTGCCGAGTACTACTTCCGGCTGTTCTGCCGTTTCGAGACCGGTGACGAGCGCTACGGATGGCTGAACCGTACGCTGGCCGTGGCCTCAGCGGCCCGCGCCGCCTCCGCGGTCCGATACGACGCCTACGCCTTGACCTGA
- a CDS encoding ferredoxin, with protein sequence MHDHSIHPLDGRVGRSGDSECCGAGDCVLLAPEVFDRRDDDGIVLLRVPCEHDGQVRGVYERPVTW encoded by the coding sequence ATGCATGACCATTCAATCCACCCTCTCGACGGGCGTGTCGGCCGGTCCGGCGACAGCGAGTGTTGCGGCGCGGGCGACTGCGTGCTGCTCGCGCCCGAGGTGTTCGACCGGCGCGACGACGACGGCATCGTGCTCCTGCGGGTCCCGTGCGAGCACGACGGCCAGGTGCGCGGGGTCTACGAGCGGCCCGTCACCTGGTGA
- a CDS encoding SAM-dependent methyltransferase produces the protein MANLETTQARITRIFDAAAGGKNHFLADKDAVRHFDQAAPALTTAARAVLDFLARVIRHLAAEGVDQYLIVGSGIPGGPSAGHGLHDVARQSCGAAPRVLYVENNPMVVTMAQATIEPFTDLVRVVEGDVREIDEVLRDHVVRTFIDWDRPVAVLLLSTYSLHDDEYAHYVIKRLRHTAPGGSYLCLLHTTFDGIPPELLPAIRDLLAMTLPHLAIRSRDEVTALLEGLDLVAPGLVWVPRWRPGDDDHACRDEPASSGNYGAVARIP, from the coding sequence TTGGCCAACCTCGAGACGACGCAGGCCAGGATCACCCGCATCTTCGACGCGGCGGCCGGCGGGAAGAATCATTTCCTCGCCGACAAGGACGCGGTACGCCATTTCGACCAAGCCGCTCCAGCCCTGACCACGGCGGCCCGCGCGGTGCTCGACTTCCTCGCCCGGGTGATCCGCCACCTGGCGGCGGAGGGCGTCGACCAGTATCTGATCGTGGGCAGCGGCATCCCCGGCGGCCCGTCCGCCGGGCACGGCCTGCACGACGTGGCCCGCCAGTCCTGCGGCGCCGCCCCGCGCGTCCTGTACGTCGAGAACAACCCGATGGTCGTCACCATGGCGCAGGCCACCATCGAGCCGTTCACCGACCTGGTGCGGGTGGTGGAGGGCGACGTACGCGAGATCGACGAGGTGCTCAGGGACCACGTGGTCCGGACGTTCATCGACTGGGACCGGCCGGTGGCCGTGCTGCTGCTGTCGACCTACAGCCTGCACGACGACGAGTACGCCCACTACGTCATCAAGCGGCTGCGGCACACCGCGCCGGGCGGCAGCTACCTCTGCCTGCTGCACACCACCTTCGACGGCATCCCGCCGGAGCTGCTGCCGGCCATCCGCGACCTGCTCGCGATGACCCTGCCGCACCTGGCGATCCGGTCGAGGGACGAGGTCACGGCGCTGCTGGAGGGGCTCGACCTGGTGGCGCCGGGGCTGGTCTGGGTGCCGCGGTGGCGCCCGGGCGACGACGACCACGCCTGTCGCGATGAGCCCGCCTCGTCGGGCAACTACGGCGCCGTCGCTCGCATCCCTTGA
- a CDS encoding MarR family winged helix-turn-helix transcriptional regulator produces the protein MNRSHAGPPDLEYAAYARERLAAMPPPADPEAFALAYHLLQLAYLLVTDLETRIHRPRGWTLPGFRLMFKLWLLGPTQPVRLAEISAMSRSAVTNAVNTLVRGGLVERRPVPGDGRAVVVALTGAGEEAVREAFAEQARREGQWFAPLGEAERERLTQLLVRILRERPAMGFTRGD, from the coding sequence GTGAACCGTTCCCACGCCGGACCGCCCGACCTCGAGTACGCCGCGTACGCGCGGGAGCGCCTGGCCGCGATGCCGCCCCCGGCCGACCCGGAGGCGTTCGCGCTGGCCTACCACCTGCTGCAGCTCGCCTACCTGCTCGTGACGGACCTGGAGACGCGCATCCACCGGCCGCGCGGCTGGACGCTGCCGGGGTTCCGGCTGATGTTCAAGCTGTGGCTGCTGGGGCCCACCCAGCCGGTGCGGCTCGCCGAGATCTCCGCGATGTCCCGCTCGGCGGTCACGAACGCGGTCAACACGCTGGTGCGCGGCGGGCTGGTCGAGCGCAGGCCGGTGCCGGGCGACGGGCGGGCCGTGGTGGTCGCGCTGACCGGGGCGGGGGAGGAGGCGGTGCGGGAGGCGTTCGCCGAGCAGGCCCGGCGGGAGGGGCAGTGGTTCGCGCCGCTCGGCGAGGCCGAGCGCGAGCGGCTCACGCAGCTGCTGGTGCGCATCCTGCGCGAACGGCCCGCGATGGGCTTCACCCGGGGCGACTGA
- a CDS encoding ATP-binding protein, with protein MRMAPHLAAQGGSLTASQARAVEYLLPSAPAGVAEARSLVRAELARWGLTHLTDDCLIIVSELVTNVVRHGGSAYTLRLEERAGRLYGEVFDPGDGVPFQRSPGVDALSGRGLQIVAALADEWGVTPSDNGKLVWFAVSQPG; from the coding sequence ATGCGTATGGCCCCCCACCTGGCCGCTCAAGGCGGTTCACTGACCGCCTCGCAGGCCCGCGCGGTGGAGTACCTGCTGCCGTCCGCACCCGCCGGTGTCGCCGAGGCCCGTTCCCTGGTCAGGGCGGAGCTCGCCCGCTGGGGCCTGACCCACCTCACCGACGACTGCCTGATCATCGTCAGCGAGCTCGTCACCAACGTCGTCCGGCACGGCGGCTCCGCCTACACGCTGCGGCTGGAGGAGCGGGCGGGGCGGTTGTACGGCGAGGTGTTCGATCCAGGCGACGGCGTGCCCTTCCAGCGCTCGCCCGGCGTGGACGCGCTGTCCGGGCGCGGGCTGCAGATCGTCGCGGCGCTCGCCGACGAGTGGGGCGTGACGCCGTCGGACAACGGCAAGCTCGTGTGGTTCGCGGTCAGCCAGCCCGGCTGA
- a CDS encoding nucleoside/nucleotide kinase family protein, protein MSGGAGLVERVRKLATGGGRVLIGVAGCPGAGKSTLAGWLATALTADGLPAVWVPMDGFHLADVALERLGRLGRKGAVDTFDGHGYLALLRRLRAETGTVVYAPSFDRDLEQPIAGAIAVPPQARVVVSEGNYLLCPEEPWRRVRAAMTEVWYADLDDRVRLERLTRRHVEFGKSPEHAARWVAEVDEPNAAAIRATRPRADLLVDVDALALRP, encoded by the coding sequence GTGAGCGGCGGGGCGGGGCTGGTCGAGCGGGTGCGCAAGCTGGCCACCGGCGGCGGGCGGGTGCTGATCGGCGTCGCCGGCTGCCCCGGCGCGGGCAAGTCCACGCTCGCGGGCTGGCTGGCCACCGCGCTCACCGCCGACGGGCTGCCCGCCGTGTGGGTGCCGATGGACGGCTTCCACCTGGCCGACGTCGCCCTCGAACGCCTCGGGCGGCTGGGCCGCAAGGGCGCCGTCGACACCTTCGACGGGCACGGCTACCTCGCCCTGCTGCGCCGCCTGCGCGCCGAGACCGGCACCGTCGTGTACGCGCCCTCCTTCGACCGCGACCTCGAGCAGCCGATCGCGGGCGCCATCGCGGTGCCCCCGCAGGCCAGGGTCGTCGTCAGCGAGGGCAACTACCTGCTGTGCCCCGAGGAGCCGTGGCGGCGGGTGCGGGCGGCCATGACCGAGGTCTGGTACGCCGACCTCGACGACCGCGTCCGCCTGGAGCGCCTGACCAGGCGGCACGTGGAGTTCGGCAAGAGCCCCGAGCACGCGGCCCGGTGGGTCGCGGAGGTGGACGAGCCCAACGCCGCCGCGATCCGCGCCACCCGCCCGCGCGCCGACCTCCTGGTGGACGTCGACGCCCTGGCGCTGCGGCCCTGA
- a CDS encoding CocE/NonD family hydrolase: MPKLDRSPMRVTAEYDTPMPMRDGTVLRGSVHRRAEGGPFPALLARSPYGEGPFRAIPLTAALEAGFAVVLQHCRGRGTSDGEFRPWLDEGDDGHDTIAWITAQPWSNGEVVMTGMSYLAGCALQAAATRPPGLKAVYAAMTPHDFHDGLKYHGGALALGSALNWGAMQAALGLMHAAEAGEDVGAAFGPLLPAMTDPAAAVRTLPLDAVEGIPWWHDWISHPERDAYWQGLAETLRHDRIEAPVMHVAGWFDLFLSGTLENHRRLGGPLVIGPWSHLTSASSGTGRLDFGFSASAQAIQLEQRQLAFLQGRDTGPAVKIFVMGDDVWRDEESWPLARAVETRYHLHPGGLLSPDPPAPGAEPATFTFDPRDPVPTTGGPTLLADPTNVGPQDQRDVERRADVLCYTSEALGSDLEVTGPVTVTLRAGTSAACTDWTAKLVNVHPDGRAMSVTDGIVRTTTAAGTYTVDLVATSQVFKAGHRIRVQISSSNFPRFDRNPGTGRPAALATEAELVVQRQRVFPDSFITLPVVPR, translated from the coding sequence ATGCCGAAGCTCGACCGCTCGCCGATGCGCGTCACCGCCGAGTACGACACCCCGATGCCGATGCGTGACGGCACCGTGCTGCGCGGCTCGGTGCACCGACGCGCGGAGGGCGGGCCGTTCCCCGCGTTGCTGGCGCGCAGCCCGTACGGCGAGGGGCCCTTCCGGGCGATCCCGCTGACCGCGGCGCTGGAGGCGGGCTTCGCGGTGGTGCTGCAGCACTGCCGGGGGCGCGGCACCAGCGACGGCGAGTTCCGGCCGTGGCTGGACGAGGGCGACGACGGGCACGACACGATCGCCTGGATCACCGCCCAGCCGTGGTCGAACGGCGAGGTGGTGATGACCGGCATGTCGTACCTGGCCGGCTGCGCCCTGCAGGCGGCGGCCACCCGCCCGCCGGGCCTCAAGGCGGTCTACGCCGCCATGACGCCGCACGACTTCCACGACGGTCTGAAGTACCACGGCGGCGCGCTGGCCCTGGGCTCGGCGCTCAACTGGGGCGCGATGCAGGCGGCGCTCGGCCTGATGCACGCCGCCGAGGCGGGCGAGGACGTCGGCGCGGCGTTCGGCCCGCTGCTGCCGGCCATGACCGACCCGGCCGCGGCGGTGCGCACGCTGCCGCTGGACGCGGTCGAGGGCATCCCGTGGTGGCACGACTGGATCTCCCACCCCGAGCGCGACGCGTACTGGCAGGGCCTGGCCGAGACGCTGCGGCACGACCGCATCGAGGCGCCGGTCATGCACGTGGCCGGCTGGTTCGACCTGTTCCTGTCCGGCACGCTGGAGAACCACCGCCGCCTGGGCGGCCCGCTGGTCATCGGCCCCTGGTCGCACCTGACCTCGGCCTCCTCCGGCACCGGGCGGCTGGACTTCGGCTTCTCCGCCTCGGCCCAGGCGATCCAGCTGGAGCAGCGGCAGCTCGCCTTCCTCCAGGGCCGTGACACCGGGCCGGCCGTGAAGATCTTCGTGATGGGCGACGACGTGTGGCGCGACGAGGAGTCCTGGCCCCTGGCCCGCGCCGTCGAGACCCGCTACCACCTGCACCCCGGCGGCCTGCTCTCCCCCGACCCGCCCGCGCCGGGCGCGGAGCCCGCGACGTTCACGTTCGACCCGCGCGACCCGGTGCCCACGACCGGCGGCCCGACCCTGCTGGCCGACCCCACGAACGTCGGCCCGCAGGACCAGCGCGACGTGGAGCGCCGCGCCGACGTGCTCTGCTACACCAGCGAGGCGCTCGGCTCGGACCTGGAGGTGACCGGCCCCGTGACGGTGACGCTGCGCGCCGGGACCTCGGCCGCCTGCACCGACTGGACGGCCAAGCTGGTGAACGTCCACCCGGACGGCCGGGCGATGAGCGTGACCGACGGCATCGTGCGCACCACCACGGCGGCCGGGACGTACACCGTCGATCTGGTGGCCACCAGCCAGGTCTTCAAGGCGGGCCACCGGATCAGGGTGCAGATCTCCAGCTCGAACTTCCCCCGCTTCGACCGTAATCCGGGCACCGGCCGCCCCGCCGCGCTGGCCACGGAGGCCGAGCTGGTCGTCCAGCGGCAGCGCGTCTTCCCTGATTCCTTCATCACCCTGCCCGTGGTGCCGCGTTAA
- a CDS encoding FAD-dependent oxidoreductase — MSSDDVDVVVVGGGIGGLSNALALSRKGLRVRVLERAQEFGEVGAGLQIAPNCTRILDRWGLLDEIVSLGVLPEHIVMKDALDGSVLTRLDLHDVERRYGFPYMVIHRSDLHGTLLRACRRAGVDLVTDVTVTGYEQAEDGAAAAHGGDEDGAAATHDGRRERGAVAVHAGGRERGAVVIAADGLHSVARRLLSDDEPVNSAYVAYRGAVPIDRVADLDVHTKDVVVYVGPRCHFVQYPLRQGEMFNQVAVFESPKALAGEADWGTPDELDAAFEHTCDQVRAGLPLMWRDRWWRMFDRDPIMNWVSGRIVLSGDAAHPPLQYLAQGAVMAIEDAWVLSEQVDGARGDWDAALAAYNAVRPEHCRRVLTTARAWGELWHHDGDKRLWRNGVLRGRDVHDYTYVDWLFGPTALTPGQEPPMFPAA; from the coding sequence GTGAGCAGTGACGACGTGGACGTGGTCGTGGTGGGCGGCGGCATCGGCGGCCTGTCCAACGCCCTGGCGCTCAGCCGCAAGGGGCTGCGGGTGCGGGTGCTGGAGCGGGCGCAGGAGTTCGGCGAGGTCGGCGCCGGGCTGCAGATCGCGCCCAACTGCACCCGCATCCTCGACCGCTGGGGCCTGCTCGACGAGATCGTCTCGCTCGGCGTGCTCCCCGAGCACATCGTGATGAAGGACGCCCTTGACGGCAGCGTCCTGACCAGGCTCGACCTGCACGACGTGGAGCGGCGCTACGGCTTCCCGTACATGGTGATCCACCGCAGCGACCTGCACGGCACGCTGCTGCGCGCCTGCCGGCGGGCGGGCGTGGACCTGGTCACCGACGTCACGGTGACCGGGTACGAGCAGGCCGAGGACGGCGCGGCGGCGGCGCACGGCGGGGACGAGGATGGCGCGGCGGCGACGCACGACGGCAGACGGGAGCGCGGCGCGGTGGCCGTGCATGCCGGAGGGCGTGAGCGCGGCGCGGTCGTCATCGCGGCCGACGGCCTGCACTCCGTGGCCCGCCGCCTCCTCAGCGACGACGAGCCGGTCAACTCCGCCTACGTCGCCTACCGGGGCGCCGTGCCGATCGACCGGGTGGCCGACCTCGACGTGCACACCAAGGACGTGGTCGTCTACGTCGGCCCCCGCTGCCACTTCGTGCAGTACCCGCTGCGCCAGGGGGAGATGTTCAACCAGGTCGCGGTGTTCGAGTCGCCGAAGGCGCTGGCCGGCGAGGCCGACTGGGGCACGCCCGACGAGCTCGACGCGGCCTTCGAGCACACCTGCGACCAGGTGCGGGCCGGGCTGCCGCTGATGTGGCGCGATCGCTGGTGGCGGATGTTCGACCGCGACCCGATCATGAACTGGGTCAGCGGCAGGATCGTCCTGTCCGGGGACGCGGCGCACCCGCCGCTGCAGTACCTCGCGCAGGGCGCGGTCATGGCCATCGAGGACGCCTGGGTGCTGTCGGAGCAGGTGGACGGCGCGCGGGGTGACTGGGACGCGGCGCTGGCGGCGTACAACGCCGTCCGCCCCGAGCACTGCCGCCGCGTGCTGACCACCGCGCGCGCCTGGGGCGAGCTGTGGCACCACGACGGCGACAAGCGGCTGTGGCGCAACGGCGTGCTGCGCGGGCGCGACGTGCACGACTACACCTACGTGGACTGGCTGTTCGGGCCGACCGCGCTCACCCCCGGCCAGGAGCCGCCGATGTTCCCGGCGGCCTGA
- the argG gene encoding argininosuccinate synthase — MSKMLTSLPVGERVGIAFSGGLDTSVAVAWMREKGAVPCTYTADIGQYDEPDIASVPGRATAYGAEIARLVDCREALVEEGLAALACGAFHIRSGGRTYFNTTPLGRAVTGTLLVRAMLDDGVLIWGDGSTFKGNDIERFYRYGLLANPSLRIYKPWLDADFVSELGGRTEMSQWLLARDLPYRASTEKAYSTDANIWGATHEAKRLEHLDAGIEIVEPIMGVRFWDPEVEIPAEDVTIGFERGRPVTINGKEFASAVDLVLEANAIGGRHGLGMSDQIENRVIEAKSRGVYEAPGMALLHAAYERLVNAIHNEDTLASYHTEGRKLGRLLYEGRWLDPQSLMLRESLQRWVGMAITGEVTLRLRRGEDYSVLDTTGPAFSYHPEKLSMERTEDSAFGPLDRIGQLTMRNLDIADSRAKLEQYAGLGMVGHQTLLGTNQVTATGLIGAMSEGGAEAIASRGEVVEVPDDDHLVDQAAIEVGTD, encoded by the coding sequence GTGTCCAAGATGCTCACCTCCCTCCCTGTAGGCGAACGCGTCGGGATCGCCTTCTCCGGCGGCCTCGACACCTCCGTGGCTGTCGCGTGGATGCGCGAGAAGGGTGCGGTGCCCTGCACCTACACCGCCGACATCGGCCAGTACGACGAGCCCGACATCGCGTCGGTGCCCGGCCGCGCCACGGCGTACGGCGCGGAGATCGCCCGGCTGGTCGACTGCCGGGAGGCCCTCGTGGAGGAGGGTCTGGCGGCGCTGGCCTGCGGGGCGTTCCACATCCGCTCCGGCGGCCGCACCTACTTCAACACGACCCCGCTCGGCCGCGCCGTCACCGGCACCCTGCTGGTGCGCGCGATGCTCGACGACGGCGTGCTGATCTGGGGAGACGGCTCCACCTTCAAGGGCAACGACATCGAGCGGTTCTACCGCTACGGCCTGCTCGCCAACCCGTCCCTGCGCATCTACAAGCCGTGGCTGGACGCCGACTTCGTCAGCGAGCTCGGCGGCCGTACGGAGATGTCGCAGTGGCTGCTGGCCCGTGACCTGCCCTACCGGGCGAGCACGGAGAAGGCCTACTCCACCGACGCGAACATCTGGGGCGCCACCCACGAGGCCAAGCGGCTGGAGCATCTGGACGCCGGCATCGAGATCGTCGAGCCGATCATGGGCGTGCGGTTCTGGGACCCCGAGGTGGAGATCCCGGCCGAGGACGTCACGATCGGGTTCGAGCGGGGCCGCCCCGTCACGATCAACGGCAAGGAGTTCGCCTCCGCCGTCGATCTGGTGCTGGAGGCCAACGCCATCGGCGGCCGCCACGGCCTCGGCATGTCCGACCAGATCGAGAACCGCGTCATCGAGGCCAAGAGCCGGGGCGTCTACGAGGCGCCCGGCATGGCGCTGCTGCACGCCGCCTACGAGCGGCTGGTCAACGCCATCCACAACGAGGACACCCTGGCCAGCTACCACACCGAGGGCAGGAAGCTGGGCCGGCTGCTCTACGAGGGCCGCTGGCTCGACCCGCAGTCGCTGATGCTGCGCGAGTCGCTGCAGCGCTGGGTCGGCATGGCGATCACCGGCGAGGTCACGCTGCGGCTGCGGCGCGGCGAGGACTACTCGGTCCTCGACACGACGGGCCCCGCCTTCAGCTACCACCCCGAGAAGCTGTCGATGGAGCGCACCGAGGACTCCGCGTTCGGCCCGCTCGACCGCATCGGCCAGCTCACCATGCGCAACCTCGACATCGCCGACTCCCGCGCCAAGCTGGAGCAGTACGCCGGGCTCGGCATGGTCGGCCACCAGACGCTGCTGGGCACCAACCAGGTCACGGCGACCGGGCTGATCGGCGCGATGTCCGAGGGCGGCGCCGAGGCGATCGCCTCGCGCGGCGAGGTCGTCGAGGTGCCGGACGACGACCACCTCGTCGACCAGGCGGCCATCGAGGTCGGCACCGACTGA
- a CDS encoding sulfotransferase family protein — protein MQAPVFIISPVRSGSTLLRAMLNAHPDLHAPHELHVRRLRVEFDTSLAEKAMEALGHNKADLEHLLWDRVLHRELVRSGKRFIVEKTPANAFAYERLSTCWPDARFVFLLRHPASIASSWYEASPGKRTPDEAAADALRYMKAVQRARKALPGLTVRYEELTEDPERISRDICDFLGVPWAPELLSYGTPDVVTKGLGDWKDKIRSGTVQRGRDLPRPEQVPDVLKDMCRHWEYLT, from the coding sequence GTGCAGGCGCCGGTCTTCATCATCTCGCCGGTCCGTTCGGGCTCGACGCTGCTGCGGGCGATGCTCAACGCTCACCCGGACCTGCATGCTCCGCACGAGCTGCACGTACGCCGGTTGAGAGTGGAATTCGACACCTCGCTGGCGGAGAAGGCCATGGAGGCACTCGGGCACAACAAGGCCGACCTGGAGCACCTGCTGTGGGACCGGGTGCTGCACCGGGAGCTGGTCCGCAGCGGCAAGCGGTTCATTGTGGAGAAGACGCCTGCCAACGCGTTCGCCTACGAGCGCCTGTCCACCTGCTGGCCGGACGCGCGGTTCGTGTTCCTGCTGCGCCACCCCGCCTCCATCGCCTCCTCCTGGTACGAGGCCAGCCCCGGCAAGCGCACCCCCGACGAGGCCGCCGCCGACGCGCTGCGGTACATGAAGGCCGTGCAGCGGGCCCGCAAGGCCCTGCCCGGCCTGACCGTGCGCTACGAGGAGCTGACCGAGGACCCGGAGCGGATCAGCCGCGACATCTGCGACTTCCTGGGCGTCCCGTGGGCCCCCGAGCTGCTCTCCTACGGCACCCCCGACGTGGTGACCAAGGGCCTGGGCGACTGGAAGGACAAGATCCGCTCAGGAACGGTGCAACGCGGCCGCGACCTGCCCAGGCCCGAGCAGGTCCCTGATGTGCTGAAGGACATGTGCAGGCACTGGGAGTACCTGACGTGA